In one Paenibacillus sp. JQZ6Y-1 genomic region, the following are encoded:
- the pheS gene encoding phenylalanine--tRNA ligase subunit alpha: MKEQLLALKTEALDVLETVGTPKELDDLRVKYSGKKSALTEILRGMGKLSAEERPVVGQVANEVREAIEEVINRKQAHFVREETNARLQNEKVDVTLPGRPLSQGGIHPLNKVIEELEDIFLGMGYRVAEGPQVETDYYNFEALNLPQNHPARDMQDSFYLTEDLLMRTQTSPIQIRAMENAKGQAPLKVICPGAVYRRDDDDATHSFQFHQIEGLVIDKGIRMSDLKGTLLQFAREMFGEQTEIRLRPSFFPFTEPSVEVDVTFTKKNGERIWIEILGCGMVHPKVLEMGGFDPEVYSGFAFGMGVERIAILKYGIDDIRHFYSNDMRFLEQFSRI; this comes from the coding sequence ATGAAAGAGCAATTGCTGGCGCTAAAAACAGAAGCGCTGGACGTATTGGAAACAGTCGGCACCCCCAAGGAGCTAGACGATCTGCGCGTCAAATATTCTGGTAAAAAGAGTGCATTGACCGAGATTTTGCGCGGTATGGGTAAGCTGAGTGCGGAGGAACGTCCAGTCGTTGGTCAGGTAGCCAATGAAGTGCGCGAAGCAATCGAGGAAGTGATCAACCGCAAGCAAGCGCATTTTGTACGTGAAGAAACGAATGCCCGTCTACAAAATGAAAAAGTCGACGTAACGCTGCCGGGTCGCCCGTTGTCTCAAGGTGGTATCCACCCGCTGAACAAGGTCATCGAGGAGCTGGAAGATATTTTCCTCGGCATGGGTTATCGTGTAGCAGAAGGTCCGCAGGTTGAGACGGATTATTATAACTTTGAAGCGCTGAATCTACCGCAAAACCATCCGGCACGCGATATGCAGGATTCGTTCTATCTGACTGAGGACCTGCTGATGCGTACGCAAACATCGCCAATCCAGATTCGGGCGATGGAAAATGCCAAAGGACAGGCTCCACTGAAGGTTATCTGTCCGGGCGCTGTATACCGCCGCGATGATGACGATGCGACCCACTCCTTCCAGTTCCACCAGATCGAAGGTCTGGTGATCGACAAAGGCATCCGCATGAGTGACCTGAAAGGAACCTTGCTGCAATTCGCACGCGAAATGTTCGGCGAACAAACCGAGATTCGTTTGCGTCCAAGCTTCTTCCCATTCACCGAGCCAAGCGTTGAGGTCGATGTGACCTTTACGAAGAAAAATGGTGAGCGTATCTGGATCGAGATTCTGGGTTGCGGTATGGTGCATCCGAAAGTACTGGAAATGGGCGGCTTTGATCCTGAAGTGTACAGCGGCTTCGCCTTCGGTATGGGCGTAGAGCGCATCGCGATTCTGAAATACGGTATCGACGATATTCGTCATTTCTACAGCAACGATATGCGTTTCTTGGAGCAATTCTCCCGTATTTGA
- the pheT gene encoding phenylalanine--tRNA ligase subunit beta, giving the protein MKVSTEWLSQYVSLEGVNPEDLAEQITRAGIEIDSVESRNQGITSVVVGYVKHKEKHPDADKLNVCTIDAGQGEDLQIVCGAKNVDAGQKVPVALVGAKLPGDLHIKKAKLRGVLSQGMICSAKELGINDKLLPKEQQEGILVLPEQTEIGTPITDLLGLNDQILDFDLTPNRSDCLSMIGAAYEVGAILGRDVKLPEVNPVEGGDSAANHISVSIEAEEACSHFSARYISGIQIGTSPLWLQNRLIAAGVRPINNVVDITNFVMLEYGQPLHAYDADKLNSGAIEVRMGREGETLKTLDDQERKLDERMLVIASGGKAVGLAGVMGGADSEVTGETVNILLESARFDGGTVRKTSRRLGLRSEASLRFEKEVDPAAVVPALNRAAELIVRYAHGMIHEGVVEQVVSQPEEKTLQLSLSKLNRYLGTELSLLEVKIIFGRLQFPCGDVAQDLIEVRVPTRRGDIQRDVDLIEEVARLYGYDNIPTTPIEGATTPGALTAPQRLRRTVRHLLVHGGYQEVISYSFTHPDKNKRFPQLRGNHHDVALAMPMSEERSVLRTGLVSQLLEIASYNRNRKQENLALFEIGMAFFSEEEKLTRQPHEVPLLGLLLTGRRQPAQWNTGSDRVDFFDIKGALEGVFSYLGIQPSITYKADQPEGYHPGRSASVYLTVGSRELRIGTIGQIHPDIQREADLDETYVAEIELTPLYEHTSTQITYSELPRYPSVQRDIAVVVDDAVPAGDLTASIRETAGELLTSVHVFDVFKGERLGADKKSVAIALVYRHAEHTLTDEEVTGVHDKVLAQLAEQFGAELRK; this is encoded by the coding sequence GTGAAAGTATCAACCGAATGGCTGTCTCAGTATGTGTCGCTGGAAGGCGTTAATCCAGAAGATCTGGCTGAGCAAATTACTCGTGCAGGGATTGAGATCGATAGCGTAGAGAGCCGTAATCAGGGCATTACCAGCGTCGTTGTCGGCTATGTAAAACATAAGGAAAAACACCCAGATGCAGATAAGTTGAACGTATGTACCATTGATGCGGGACAAGGCGAAGACCTGCAAATCGTTTGTGGTGCTAAAAACGTCGATGCTGGTCAAAAGGTACCGGTTGCTCTTGTCGGCGCCAAGCTGCCGGGCGATCTGCATATCAAAAAAGCCAAGCTGCGCGGTGTATTGTCGCAGGGCATGATCTGCTCCGCGAAAGAGCTGGGGATTAACGATAAGTTGCTGCCAAAAGAACAACAGGAAGGCATTCTCGTACTGCCAGAGCAAACCGAAATTGGTACGCCAATTACGGATCTGCTAGGCTTGAATGACCAAATTCTTGATTTCGATCTGACACCAAACCGTTCCGACTGCTTGAGCATGATTGGTGCAGCCTATGAAGTGGGCGCCATTCTTGGTCGCGATGTGAAACTGCCAGAAGTAAATCCGGTCGAAGGTGGAGATTCCGCTGCCAACCACATTTCCGTATCTATTGAAGCAGAAGAAGCGTGCAGTCACTTTTCCGCACGTTACATTAGCGGCATCCAGATCGGTACATCGCCGCTGTGGCTGCAAAATCGTCTGATTGCTGCTGGTGTGCGTCCAATCAACAATGTGGTCGACATCACCAACTTCGTGATGCTGGAATACGGTCAACCATTGCACGCTTACGATGCAGATAAGCTGAACAGTGGCGCCATCGAAGTACGTATGGGTCGTGAAGGCGAAACTTTGAAAACACTAGACGATCAGGAGCGTAAGCTGGATGAGCGCATGCTGGTCATCGCTAGTGGTGGCAAAGCAGTAGGTCTTGCTGGGGTGATGGGCGGAGCGGATAGCGAAGTGACTGGTGAAACGGTTAACATTTTGCTGGAATCAGCACGCTTTGATGGCGGTACCGTGCGTAAAACGTCCCGTCGTCTCGGTCTACGTTCCGAAGCGAGTCTTCGTTTTGAAAAAGAAGTTGATCCTGCTGCGGTTGTACCAGCGCTGAATCGTGCTGCGGAACTGATCGTACGTTACGCACACGGCATGATTCACGAAGGTGTCGTTGAGCAGGTTGTATCTCAGCCAGAAGAGAAAACATTGCAGCTGTCACTGAGCAAGCTGAACCGTTATCTCGGTACTGAGCTGTCGCTGCTGGAAGTGAAAATCATCTTCGGTCGTCTGCAATTCCCTTGCGGCGATGTGGCACAGGATCTGATCGAGGTTCGTGTACCGACTCGTCGCGGCGATATTCAGCGTGATGTGGATCTGATCGAAGAAGTGGCGCGTCTGTATGGCTACGATAATATCCCGACAACGCCAATCGAGGGCGCAACGACGCCAGGCGCATTGACTGCACCACAACGTCTGCGTCGTACGGTTCGCCATCTGCTCGTACACGGTGGGTATCAGGAAGTGATCAGCTACTCGTTCACACATCCTGACAAAAACAAACGTTTCCCGCAGCTGCGCGGCAATCATCATGATGTAGCGCTGGCGATGCCTATGAGCGAAGAGCGTAGTGTGCTGCGTACGGGTCTCGTTTCGCAATTGCTGGAAATCGCTTCGTACAACCGTAACCGCAAGCAAGAAAACTTAGCACTGTTCGAGATCGGCATGGCATTCTTCAGCGAAGAGGAAAAGCTGACCCGTCAGCCGCATGAAGTGCCGCTGCTCGGTCTGCTGCTGACTGGACGTCGTCAGCCTGCACAGTGGAATACTGGCTCTGACCGTGTCGATTTCTTCGATATTAAAGGTGCATTGGAAGGTGTATTCAGCTATCTGGGAATTCAGCCTTCGATCACGTACAAAGCTGACCAGCCAGAAGGATACCATCCGGGTCGTTCCGCATCGGTATACCTGACTGTTGGCTCACGCGAGCTGCGAATCGGTACCATCGGTCAGATTCACCCAGACATTCAACGCGAAGCAGATCTGGATGAAACGTATGTAGCAGAGATCGAACTGACACCGCTGTATGAGCATACATCGACTCAAATCACATACAGCGAATTGCCACGTTACCCATCCGTACAGCGCGATATTGCTGTTGTAGTGGACGATGCTGTTCCGGCAGGTGATCTGACTGCTTCCATCCGCGAAACGGCGGGTGAGCTGCTGACATCGGTACACGTATTCGACGTGTTCAAAGGCGAACGTTTAGGCGCGGATAAGAAGAGCGTTGCGATTGCTCTCGTTTACCGTCATGCCGAGCATACACTAACCGATGAAGAAGTTACTGGTGTGCATGATAAAGTACTGGCACAGCTGGCGGAGCAATTCGGCGCAGAGCTGCGTAAGTAA
- a CDS encoding cell division protein ZapA yields MTTPDRIKVSVNIYGKSYKLVGSSADYMKSVAQYVDGHMNQIAQAHDHLDTTKLAILSAVHMAEEAIQANEERARLDQVESERQSLQQELERLQEVQLKQQDVIHKLQEENTQRQEQQKLLDGELKQSRNELEQAQTKLTTAQQTNTKLEQQNADYRQTGVQLQDELDKSAARIDALKDQYNNLEQNMKQTVEGLQLDLMQSTENEEMYRMRTEELEENIHTLQQEHDTAQQRVIELEEDNDFTHAQLDELRQQHGKVQEQWQQAQEEAETWRELSQQQDSELQQLRDEHQTLQQLHDQLEQQLKERGNQLEQLEQQLEERRQEWVVLQDAYSQLQQSDTEARQQLEEQATQLETLRHANEQQRGEWEQLQQRHEQLQTQQQQSARELEDTLSSLAAAHEENETLKPQLETLQGRYDELEQQQQQTVQRFNEQTGKLDELREENGQVWTELGSWQDRHAELEQRYRELEQQWNEGSQQLEQLQQQADQWRSELESSQSSHSELEQQRQQLLAQLEETQITLTAAHEENARLKPQLESLRSEHDQVWVELESWQNRHAELEQHSQDVQQQLIAQHEQQVGELEQRLAATNEQQQQLQQQLNERNSELVESQQTAEQFREESDTWEQLSGQQEQQIAELQSELEQRGQQQQQLHSQYEAERQQLQTEYQEEKDRLLAQQQQLEEQYTVQQQQTQTRIEELEQQLHDRTAAWEQQLRDRTAEWEQQLQARASELEQQQRQLADTREESGNWQRLSEQHKDELTELQAEMEQLNQLYDEQLAEVQGQLNLLNIEWDDLTEQTERLQQQLEQLTLSAAQVREESDTWEQLSGQQEQQIVELQSELTALTQQRDEWKAEYEANSQRLQTEHEAERDRLQAEQERLEQQYAQQQQDWQTRTAELEQQQHELEQQYTELKQQADHWRGEWNRARAEYGTVNEELNTWRELSQQQETEVTQIRSELEQVRLQWSDEQQRYEEQSSEWLNKEQQLAQTTRELEEQLTVVRGENSEWREEAETWRELSRQQEQDTAQMLSELEQARQQVGTLTSQLDEWTARQQEQTRLLEEALQDIDSWSQRHHRLEEEYRAIVLNEQGYMEEIERLEQQNQKLSVELEQVNGRLEQLTDRQEQQNELLRELEASEQQWRGQCEQLQNSQQEHSREAREVMDQYEMLSHQLRIMNVERESQIQEKERIHQELQQLREQHQQLQVEHNEWMELIEQDQN; encoded by the coding sequence GTGACGACACCCGATCGAATCAAAGTCAGTGTGAATATTTACGGAAAGTCGTACAAGCTGGTTGGCAGCAGTGCCGATTATATGAAAAGCGTAGCCCAGTATGTAGATGGGCATATGAATCAGATTGCGCAGGCACATGATCATCTCGACACCACGAAGCTAGCCATTTTGTCTGCAGTACATATGGCGGAGGAAGCGATTCAGGCGAATGAGGAGCGCGCGCGCTTAGATCAGGTAGAGAGCGAACGCCAATCGTTGCAGCAGGAATTGGAGCGTCTGCAAGAGGTACAGCTCAAGCAGCAGGATGTCATTCACAAGCTGCAAGAGGAGAATACGCAGCGACAAGAGCAGCAGAAGCTGTTGGACGGCGAGCTGAAGCAATCCCGTAATGAATTGGAGCAAGCGCAAACCAAACTAACTACAGCGCAGCAAACGAACACCAAGCTGGAGCAGCAAAATGCTGATTATCGACAAACTGGTGTCCAATTGCAGGACGAGTTGGACAAGTCCGCCGCTCGAATCGATGCGTTGAAAGATCAGTATAACAATTTGGAACAAAATATGAAGCAAACGGTAGAAGGGCTACAGCTTGATTTGATGCAGTCCACCGAAAATGAAGAAATGTACCGTATGCGTACAGAGGAATTGGAAGAGAATATCCATACGCTGCAACAGGAACATGATACGGCGCAGCAACGTGTGATCGAATTGGAGGAAGATAACGATTTTACCCATGCGCAGCTGGACGAATTGCGTCAGCAGCACGGGAAGGTACAGGAGCAATGGCAGCAGGCGCAGGAGGAAGCAGAGACATGGCGTGAATTGTCCCAGCAGCAGGATAGCGAATTGCAGCAATTGCGAGACGAACACCAAACTCTACAGCAGCTGCATGATCAATTGGAGCAGCAATTGAAGGAACGCGGCAATCAGTTGGAGCAATTGGAGCAGCAGCTGGAAGAGCGTCGGCAGGAATGGGTTGTATTGCAGGATGCGTACAGTCAATTGCAGCAAAGCGATACCGAAGCGCGTCAACAGCTGGAAGAACAAGCGACGCAATTGGAAACACTGCGTCATGCCAATGAGCAGCAGCGTGGAGAATGGGAGCAGTTGCAACAGCGTCATGAGCAATTACAGACACAGCAGCAGCAATCGGCGCGTGAGCTAGAGGATACCCTTTCTAGCTTGGCAGCGGCACACGAAGAGAACGAAACGCTGAAGCCACAGCTGGAAACCTTGCAGGGTCGCTATGACGAATTGGAGCAACAGCAACAGCAAACCGTACAGCGCTTTAACGAGCAAACGGGCAAGCTGGATGAGCTGCGTGAGGAAAATGGTCAAGTATGGACGGAGCTAGGCTCGTGGCAGGATCGTCATGCGGAACTCGAACAGCGTTACCGTGAGCTGGAGCAGCAATGGAATGAAGGCAGTCAGCAATTGGAACAACTGCAACAGCAGGCAGATCAATGGCGCAGCGAGCTGGAATCGTCACAAAGCAGCCATAGCGAGCTAGAGCAGCAACGTCAGCAATTATTGGCTCAATTGGAAGAAACGCAGATTACTCTCACAGCTGCCCATGAGGAAAATGCACGACTGAAGCCGCAGTTGGAGAGCTTACGTAGCGAGCATGATCAAGTGTGGGTTGAGCTGGAATCGTGGCAAAACCGTCATGCCGAACTGGAGCAGCATAGTCAGGATGTGCAACAGCAGCTGATTGCGCAGCATGAGCAGCAGGTTGGCGAGCTAGAGCAGCGCCTTGCCGCTACGAATGAGCAACAGCAGCAATTGCAGCAGCAGTTGAATGAACGGAATAGCGAATTGGTGGAATCTCAGCAGACTGCCGAGCAATTCCGTGAGGAATCCGATACATGGGAGCAGCTGTCCGGTCAGCAGGAGCAGCAGATTGCAGAATTGCAGTCCGAGCTGGAACAACGTGGTCAGCAGCAACAACAGCTGCATAGTCAATACGAAGCCGAGCGTCAACAATTGCAAACAGAGTATCAAGAAGAAAAGGACCGTCTACTTGCTCAACAACAGCAATTGGAAGAACAATATACGGTGCAGCAACAGCAGACACAGACTCGCATTGAGGAGTTAGAGCAGCAGTTGCATGATCGTACCGCTGCATGGGAACAACAGCTTCGTGATCGCACTGCCGAGTGGGAGCAACAGCTTCAAGCCCGTGCTTCCGAGCTGGAACAGCAGCAGCGTCAGCTTGCCGATACACGCGAAGAATCTGGCAATTGGCAACGCCTATCCGAGCAGCATAAGGATGAATTGACCGAATTGCAGGCAGAGATGGAGCAGTTGAACCAATTGTATGATGAACAGTTGGCAGAGGTGCAGGGACAGCTGAATCTGCTCAATATTGAGTGGGATGATCTCACCGAGCAGACTGAGCGTTTACAACAGCAGTTGGAGCAATTGACGCTATCCGCCGCTCAAGTACGCGAGGAATCGGATACGTGGGAGCAGCTATCTGGTCAACAGGAGCAGCAGATTGTAGAGCTGCAAAGCGAATTGACGGCACTTACTCAGCAGCGTGATGAGTGGAAGGCAGAGTATGAAGCCAACAGCCAGCGTTTACAAACAGAGCATGAGGCGGAACGTGATCGTCTACAGGCAGAGCAGGAACGTCTGGAACAGCAGTATGCGCAGCAGCAACAGGACTGGCAGACACGTACGGCAGAGTTGGAGCAACAGCAGCATGAGCTGGAGCAGCAGTATACCGAACTGAAACAGCAGGCAGATCACTGGCGCGGCGAATGGAATCGTGCGCGTGCCGAATATGGCACGGTGAATGAAGAACTGAATACATGGCGTGAATTGTCACAACAGCAGGAGACCGAAGTGACCCAGATTCGCAGTGAACTGGAACAGGTACGTCTGCAATGGTCGGATGAACAGCAGCGCTATGAGGAGCAATCTTCGGAATGGCTGAACAAAGAACAACAGCTGGCGCAAACGACTCGCGAGCTGGAAGAACAATTAACTGTCGTACGCGGTGAAAATAGCGAATGGCGCGAAGAAGCGGAAACGTGGCGTGAGCTGTCTCGTCAACAGGAGCAGGATACCGCTCAGATGCTGAGCGAATTGGAGCAGGCACGTCAGCAAGTAGGTACGCTCACCTCGCAGCTGGATGAATGGACTGCTCGCCAGCAGGAGCAAACGCGTCTATTAGAAGAGGCATTGCAAGATATTGATAGCTGGAGCCAGCGTCATCATCGTCTGGAAGAGGAATATCGGGCGATTGTGCTGAACGAGCAAGGATATATGGAAGAGATCGAGCGATTGGAGCAGCAGAACCAGAAGCTGTCTGTGGAGCTGGAACAGGTCAATGGACGATTGGAGCAATTGACCGATCGTCAGGAACAGCAAAATGAACTGCTACGTGAACTAGAAGCAAGTGAGCAGCAATGGCGTGGTCAATGCGAGCAATTGCAAAACTCGCAGCAGGAGCACAGCCGCGAAGCTCGCGAGGTGATGGATCAGTACGAAATGCTCAGCCATCAGCTACGCATTATGAATGTAGAGCGCGAAAGCCAGATTCAAGAGAAGGAACGTATCCATCAGGAGCTGCAACAGCTGCGTGAACAGCATCAACAGCTACAGGTGGAGCATAATGAGTGGATGGAGCTTATTGAACAGGATCAGAACTGA
- a CDS encoding MFS transporter, with protein MSTTATTSVAASDTDSVRQDRLHKEGLLTVLLGVAVVLAIMNTSMFNLALPKITSYFQLTDSVSSLIVTGYSIMFAISSITYSRLSDFVPLRRLLVIGLSILGLAAIGGLFSNSFALLLTMRVLQAVGAGAVISLSMVLFTRYIPLERRGKAMAFIMSAVSLGLGLGPVVGGAIVDYMGWRFLFLITAISLLLVPLFYLFLPKEMPKRGVFDTAGALFVAAGTSGILLFLTNHSWIALTIGLVGLALFILRIRLAAEPFVQPALLANTSYVTLSLVGILSYLCSFATLFLIPQILVHRFGFSASHAGFIIFPGSLLAIVASRKIGSIIDQHGNSSILRYAPLMVLFAIVLFALFAGNSWLSILFIYLLNSLSFSMLSSSVSNEISRILPASQVGSGMGLFQLMQFFSGAFSVALASSAMEWQKGLSLSAAYSNIFWGLMIMALLAFISSYVYLRTMRMLNSRKQLG; from the coding sequence ATGTCAACCACTGCAACAACATCTGTTGCTGCTTCCGATACAGACAGCGTCCGTCAGGATCGCCTGCACAAAGAAGGTCTGTTGACCGTACTGCTTGGGGTAGCGGTCGTACTGGCAATTATGAACACATCCATGTTCAATCTCGCGTTGCCCAAAATTACGTCTTATTTTCAACTGACCGATTCGGTCTCTTCCTTGATCGTAACTGGCTATTCGATCATGTTTGCCATTTCTTCTATTACATATAGCCGATTGTCCGACTTTGTGCCGTTGCGACGGCTGCTGGTGATCGGGTTGAGTATTCTCGGCTTGGCTGCGATTGGCGGTCTGTTCAGTAACAGCTTTGCACTGCTGCTGACGATGCGGGTATTGCAGGCGGTCGGTGCCGGGGCAGTCATTTCACTATCGATGGTATTGTTCACCCGCTATATTCCGCTGGAACGACGCGGCAAGGCGATGGCATTCATTATGTCCGCCGTCTCGCTAGGACTCGGCTTAGGTCCGGTGGTCGGCGGAGCGATTGTGGATTATATGGGCTGGCGGTTTTTGTTTCTGATCACAGCGATTAGCTTACTGCTGGTGCCATTGTTTTATCTGTTTTTGCCTAAAGAAATGCCGAAGCGCGGAGTATTTGATACCGCTGGCGCGTTATTTGTGGCGGCGGGAACGAGTGGTATTCTGTTGTTCCTGACCAACCATTCATGGATAGCACTAACGATTGGACTTGTCGGGTTGGCATTGTTCATTCTGCGTATTCGCTTGGCAGCGGAGCCATTTGTACAGCCTGCATTGCTGGCAAATACGTCGTATGTGACACTTTCGCTGGTCGGCATTTTATCGTATCTGTGCAGCTTTGCGACACTATTCCTGATTCCGCAAATTCTAGTGCATCGCTTTGGCTTTAGTGCCAGTCATGCTGGATTTATTATTTTCCCCGGTTCGCTGCTGGCGATTGTCGCTTCACGCAAAATCGGCTCTATTATTGACCAGCATGGCAACTCGTCCATTCTGCGTTATGCACCGTTGATGGTATTGTTCGCGATTGTACTGTTTGCCTTGTTTGCAGGCAATTCGTGGTTATCGATTCTGTTTATTTATTTGCTGAACAGCTTGAGCTTCTCCATGCTGTCGAGCAGTGTATCCAATGAAATCTCGCGCATTTTGCCTGCATCACAGGTAGGTTCAGGTATGGGGCTGTTCCAGCTGATGCAATTTTTTAGCGGTGCATTCAGTGTCGCCTTGGCATCGAGCGCTATGGAATGGCAAAAAGGCTTGTCGCTGTCAGCGGCTTACTCCAATATTTTCTGGGGATTGATGATTATGGCGCTGCTCGCGTTCATCTCCTCGTACGTGTATCTGCGCACGATGCGAATGCTGAATAGCCGTAAACAGCTTGGATAA
- a CDS encoding ArsR/SmtB family transcription factor, whose protein sequence is MKVLYHPDRDEIELASVLYALSDPIRLHIVSQIRSEGESPCNAFQVPVAKSTLSHHLRTLRESGVVFTRSHGTQRLMSVREEDLNERFPGVLHAVLSAYDATATSLTASTDESTTVSAEVADQPSKEEI, encoded by the coding sequence ATGAAGGTGTTATATCATCCAGATCGTGATGAAATTGAATTGGCTTCCGTATTATACGCTTTAAGCGATCCGATCCGACTTCATATTGTTTCGCAAATTCGCAGTGAGGGCGAGAGTCCATGCAATGCTTTTCAAGTGCCTGTTGCCAAATCGACCTTGTCGCATCATCTGCGTACGCTGCGCGAGAGCGGGGTTGTATTTACGCGTAGTCATGGCACACAGCGGTTAATGAGCGTGCGCGAGGAGGATCTGAATGAACGGTTTCCGGGCGTGCTGCATGCGGTGCTATCCGCTTATGATGCGACAGCAACTTCATTGACTGCTTCAACCGATGAGTCCACCACTGTCTCGGCAGAAGTAGCAGATCAACCGTCAAAGGAAGAAATATAG
- a CDS encoding cupredoxin domain-containing protein, translated as MKKYMLIGVTAAMLLLTTACGGQAQNSSAGTGVTDTGVATSDNSEASGNQLVVKATNYAFDQKEYHVKKGEPITIVFQNEQGNHGLMIPALNVDLNSSNTTATVTPQQAGEFDMACSIMCGSGHSTMVAKLIVDEA; from the coding sequence ATGAAAAAATATATGCTAATCGGCGTAACTGCTGCCATGCTGCTGCTCACAACAGCCTGCGGCGGACAAGCACAAAACTCATCCGCTGGAACGGGTGTGACCGATACCGGCGTAGCTACATCGGATAATAGCGAAGCCAGTGGAAACCAATTAGTCGTCAAAGCGACCAATTATGCCTTTGACCAAAAAGAATACCATGTCAAAAAAGGCGAACCGATCACCATCGTCTTCCAAAATGAACAGGGTAATCATGGTCTGATGATCCCAGCGCTGAATGTAGATCTAAATTCCAGCAATACCACAGCAACGGTGACTCCACAGCAAGCTGGCGAATTTGATATGGCATGCTCCATCATGTGCGGCTCCGGTCATAGCACAATGGTTGCCAAGCTGATCGTGGACGAAGCCTAA